Proteins from one Malaya genurostris strain Urasoe2022 chromosome 2, Malgen_1.1, whole genome shotgun sequence genomic window:
- the LOC131429208 gene encoding uncharacterized protein LOC131429208: MRSILAIIILRLLACPVVRCDFPHYITFKSFPTALAECAEYFQVSNCSLRNFIERDYPDEPIVKKLLHCTMVNLCTWDDSTGVREFVFRNFFQPNPDDSCNENRTRECVQGSLRQLNDDCYNSRAYETFKCYFRHFGELLESDQFIPNEELELQQLVQTSLIIESLPRSVLAQYCRGDIWEEPHFPEVLLNIFVRGGYYSLGSGIQLENIYTQLGNPELLTPQTSQCCEAVASSLCDPSHATKLFQIVRKCLRELTPTEKYIKEAAKVLIGEDGSAGSCAVRPPSPSSSCNSCGAQWNEQIQVYNRV; this comes from the coding sequence ATGCGGTCAATTCTTGCCATCATCATTTTGCGGCTATTGGCCTGTCCGGTGGTTCGATGCGATTTTCCACACTACATTACGTTCAAAAGTTTTCCGACGGCACTAGCGGAGTGTGCCGAATACTTCCAGGTGTCCAACTGTTCCCTTCGGAATTTCATCGAGCGAGATTACCCCGATGAGCCAATAGTGAAAAAGTTGCTTCATTGTACGATGGTTAATTTGTGTACTTGGGACGACAGCACCGGTGTTCGGGAGTTTGTTTTTCGGAATTTCTTTCAACCGAATCCCGATGACAGTTGTAACGAGAATCGAACTCGAGAGTGTGTGCAGGGCTCTTTGCGGCAGTTGAACGACGATTGCTACAATAGTCGAGCGTACGAAACCTTCAAATGTTATTTTCGCCATTTCGGTGAGCTACTCGAGAGCGATCAGTTCATTCCGAACGAGGAGCTCGAACTGCAGCAGTTGGTACAAACTTCACTGATCATTGAGAGCCTTCCGAGGTCCGTGCTGGCCCAGTATTGCAGAGGTGACATCTGGGAGGAACCACATTTCCCGGAAGTCCTGCTGAACATCTTCGTGCGCGGTGGATACTATTCACTGGGCAGTGGCATCCAACTGGAGAACATTTACACCCAGCTCGGTAATCCTGAGCTACTCACACCTCAAACGAGCCAGTGCTGTGAAGCCGTTGCAAGTTCACTGTGCGATCCCAGCCACGCCACGAAGCTCTTCCAGATAGTGCGCAAATGTCTACGGGAACTTACACCGACAGAAAAGTACATCAAAGAAGCTGCTAAGGTCCTGATCGGTGAGGACGGATCTGCTGGTAGCTGTGCTGTCAGACCCCCCTCGCCCAGTAGCAGTTGTAACAGTTGTGGTGCCCAGTGGAACGAACAGATTCAGGTCTACAATCGAGTTTGA